The DNA segment aggactcatcctcatcatattctgattcgtaatcacaatctacttcttgaattattatttcggaatcagattgatttttaagactgggctgaggattccttatgcatgccatatcactagagccagcgtaaaaaggactgtacagaaaagagaagaaaaacaaaagaaaaactatcaggaatgataatgaaagggaaattgtatttcattgaatgatgaaagatatcaaggtttgcacacttcaaacagactgcaagataaaaatctggattacaaccctggaataacccaaacaaactgaaggaaaatcaaaataaactaccaagactcctttcgaatggggagaggagcgactttccaattattaagctttgtctctggcccaacgaattgaacttctgcgttgctaggaccttcaccactttccaacatgttcacatcatcaaacaacttttcaaatcttttaattaactcctcctcaggattaatcatagatttaggaattgttgttatcgggtgattcCTGGTACCGGACTTGATAAAAGATTTTGAAAGATGTGGGACTAGCTTTGGGAgggcccatgccttctgttttagctttctggcctttctcacgtctgcgacagtgggtatgaatcccaaaccaaatgttcccaagttctcgggaagagatactggttgtatgatgccttgcaaagatgagcccaaacctttaccgagtacaaaaccattcttcaacatctcataggctaccataactgatgcggtggttatttttggatttggaatgtatttcccctccgaaattttctctaccaacattgtgtcagaaacctggtaaacccatggtccctggtcattttttatttccatgaccggtacaatggcattgctgtGAGCATATaagctgtcttccccatgcacaactatttcttgtctatcccattcaaacttgactacctggtgtagtgttgatgggactgttttagcagcatggatccatggtcgacccaacagtaaattatatgaaacagctatatccaacacctgaaactccattgtgaactcaactggccctattgtcagctccagcactatgtccccaactgaatctcttcctccaccgtcaaatccccgtacgcaaatattgttcttatgaatcctctcctcttctattttcaacttgcttagagtggagagagggcagatgtttgcgcttgacccgttgtcaaccaatacccgggttaccaTGGAGTTTTCAgattttaatgtgaggtaaaaagctctgttgtgctcagtaccttctacaggcaattcatcatcagaaaatgtgacaCTGTTTGCAtcaaagattttgttggttattttttccaagtgattcacggagttcttatcgggaacgtgtgcctcattcaagatcttcattagagcttgacggtgctcgtccgaatggatcagtaatgacaatagtgaaatttgagcgggcgtctttcttaattgttccacgatagaatagtcatgcaacttcatcttcctcaagaattcttctacttcttcttcagtcacggctttcttcattggtgttggattatttttagctcttcttaattcctcgggagcaaaacaccttcccgagcgagtcaaaccctgtacttcacagatttcttccttgacttcttttcttttgtacattACCGCtacccgttcgtagttccatggaatagccttgctgttgattactggtaactgggttactggcttgataacaACCCGATCTACGCGGGCTCTTTCCACGactatgatgggtttgctggACACTCCTAGTACAATCACCTTTAACCCTTCCTGTTTCGTtgcaactttgctcgaagatcccttctcaactgccacagatggctcaacactGCTTTTGCTCTGCTTGGGTACCGACTTCTCATCTGCTAATTGTTCATCTGTCTTGGCTTCattagaccgaatcatcatgatagTCTGTGACGGCTTCTTGGTTTCCCCCTTTGCATgcactatttctatcatattggcctcttgatgggctggcatcggatttctgttgatattgggtgcttcgggagcttgaacttcaattttattggtatcaatcagctcttgtattgcattttttaagtgccagcacttttctgtatcatgacctggggtaccagaacaatactcacagctaacagtgtagtccagattctttggaggaggatttggcagcttggattgtatcggccttaacatatctagctgttttagcctgtggaacagactagtgtaggattctcccaacggagtaaaggttttatttttctgcaacttttcacCCTTGTGTGCttgactaggcctgaaacctggtccgggagcATTTTGATAGGTTCGTGAATATGGATAAGTATTTGGTAAGACAGGAGCATGCCAATGAGCGTATGCAGgtggttggttgtatgcttgtgcatggtggacggaaaaatgaggctccgacgggtgatagtagtgttggggtaaattgtggtgataagttggtTGGTGGGATCGAGGTTGATTATAGTAgtgaggtgaacctctggatccggaccaagttcctgaatcaaccattgccgcttcctctcttttcttctttccaatcccTCATACGCCGccttgaatagcctgagtagtcgctttgatagccgaatagctcatgattttattcgacttgaggccttcttctaccatgccccccatctttactacttcgttgaatgattttcccacagctgagaccaaatggccatagtaagtaggttccaaggcctgtaggaagtaatctaccatctcactttccttcattagggGATCCACCCTTGTTGCTTGTTCCCTCCaccggaacccatattctctaaagctttcactgtgctttttctcaaatttagtcaaggatagtcgatctggaacgatctcaagattgtattagaagtgacaagcaaatgcctgtgccagatcatcccatgtgtaccatctcccatggtcttggcgggtataccattccaatgcttatccgctcaaactctgactgaagtaagccattaataattcgtcttttcctccagctcccctcatcttgctgcaaaaacccctcaagtgggctactggatcaccgtgcccgtcgtatagatcgaacttgggcatcttgaaaccggccggtaattgcacatttgggaacagacataggtccttgtaggccacactgacctgccctcctaacccccacatgtctcggaacgattgttctaagcttttaactttcctgaacatctcttcctgttcggtatttttgactggcttATCAATTTCTGTCGGGAGGTCAAAGCGGGGAGTATATGAATGGATTTctgaagctttgaaagtgggctccgaggggtagtattggttgtcctgggcctggaatataggctcactaggagatttgtggagtgtagctgggggaggtgctacgaagacaggagttactggtagaggagggtatggaattggtttagggggtggagattgtggtgtatgagaagtggtgcctcggtagtgttggtaaatgggaaaactCGGGGATAGATCagtggcaggatgatcctgagtttgagccaGTGGTGGGGTGGAggcagggttagcagggtaagctgggggtgattgtcctgtagaccaagcccgatacatctcggccatctgttgcttaagtttaagcatcccttctttcattttattgacgtccagCTCCTCTATCTCAAcacctgtgtcgacatccgggatagacatgatttcgggtattggtccttttgatctggtttgataatgataatgtgccagtatactctagataaactaactgcttgaattctggaaatgaacaaactttttagtttttagagtttaacacatatgcaattacacgttgagatgcaatgtacctaggcaattaaccattttctatcatgtatttgctcggttgcttgtgtcatcccagcttttcttgatcTTTTTTATTATTGTCACTCACTCCTATCTTTATTTccctcccttttcattttattctttcttttggttgtggtcgaatcttatagagattgcctacgtatcatgtccttgcatgaatcagaccgtgcataGTTCTGGCGAAAGCAATTATTAATACTCTTATTTATTCTTTAACCAACAAAACAGTACAAAGACggaaatgacattacatttggacaacattttaagaaaatggtttaaaagacttgACACGGACTCAACTAAAACATGACTTATTATAAAAAAAGCTCCTAACAACTATGACTATGCTCCACTCcccacttttgttttcaatcattggaacatctgctcatggtggggcttgacccggctgacctcctagtgtacggtacattctttctaactccattgcaagatgacgggcaaaagtaggtgcatgctctagaaacctttcataatccatcccttggcagttcacataactttgagaggtgtaaacagccaaatcgtggatttgtgccctaaaatcttggagattttggtcttggttttgcaattgctattggcgagtggtggctatatctcttatgcggtcttcgcgatctaaagccgactccaattgagctcgaagtctggcctgatcgagtcttgcctgtgctctttctctatcaatatctgcgtgctgatgttctctattgtaccttctcatttattccaattgtgcatggagttgagcttctgaatgtatccaacggtcCTTCTCTTTCTTGAATTGAGCCATGTCTTCTTCGAATCttattacttggcgttccttattagatttgGCATCCTCATTTAAttgtatgattttttccttagctttgtctaaTGCCTTTTCAGTTtttgtcaagatggagtcataatcttgcattttttccatccgattggcaatgattttctgatctttccaacttctcactggtgcttcagaggctttcttcatctgttgaatTTGAGCGCGGAGATTTTTATTCtcgctaatcagactcttcttttcaccttctgcttcttgtgtttgtaagtctttctccaaattgaggttcctcagactttcttctaaggcatgaatagttgctttatatcccttttccttttcaccccaagccaaccgttcttggattttatcatcaaaggtttgaacatgcggtctttttatgggccttctaaGATCAGGTtccggtgcatcatccacgcgggatcttttctcaaaccacctagcatatcttggatttatctcgcctttctcaggatctggaacttgagtatcatttttcaagtatcgacaaccattccaaatctgctggattaaagcctcggggagagtggcttcggggtgtagctcgatcacttgcatactcaaatcctcatcatcaggcaccacttggtatctccctagctgtcttaAAACTCTCTGTGGAGCATACGGTTGGATGCTTCTTAaacccaacagcagcaaataactctttaaggttgacatgtgtatcacctctcttaccgggagccatcccaaggtccactcaatttgacttgccattaaagatcttaaatgggatatccaggcttccaccccttctggagatttataatcttttattctttcttc comes from the Nicotiana sylvestris chromosome 4, ASM39365v2, whole genome shotgun sequence genome and includes:
- the LOC138890619 gene encoding uncharacterized protein, translating into MSTIQNPPFANVDEFLFRLQMWWHELGGDGQKWVIKYLGALTDIMKVKPRDDLITALVTFWDPVHNVFRFSDFDLTPTLEEIAGYSGIDGDLRNQNLIFPKAPSVHRFFGLLNISNQIRKSNVVKGCCSFNFLYSRFGKPDGFEIHEKGLTNKQNKDTWQIHHRFTFMVAFLGIMVFPNKERTIDIRIARVVQVLTTKERHTLAPIILSDIYRALTLCKSGAKVFEGCKILLQMWLTEHLRHHPKFMQYGPSKDNFIESYEERIKDYKSPEGVEAWISHLRSLMASQIEWTLGWLPVREVIHMSTLKSYLLLLGLRSIQPYAPQRVLRQLGRYQVVPDDEDLSMQVIELHPEATLPEALIQQIWNGCRYLKNDTQVPDPEKGEINPRYARWFEKRSRVDDAPEPDLRRPIKRPHVQTFDDKIQERLAWGEKEKGYKATIHALEESLRNLNLEKDLQTQEAEGEKKSLISENKNLRAQIQQMKKASEAPVRSWKDQKIIANRMEKMQDYDSILTKTEKALDKAKEKIIQLNEDAKSNKERQVIRFEEDMAQFKKEKDRWIHSEAQLHAQLE